One Doryrhamphus excisus isolate RoL2022-K1 chromosome 17, RoL_Dexc_1.0, whole genome shotgun sequence genomic region harbors:
- the LOC131105711 gene encoding C-C chemokine receptor type 1-like, which translates to MSETTSENTVTVTVTTEYDYSEYFDGSDYYSPCVSRGTMDFSRMLITVLFSLVFILGLIGNVLVVCVLVKHRKQSTFTDICLFNLALSDLIFIVMLPLYIDYAVVKRWSHGDFLCRFAGGFKRTGFFGSIFILVVMTLDRYMVITHGVKVAKYRTTRTGAALTVVVWLLSLCVSLPAFIFTKETNGPGCDYDPESKAWGVYDISANTILGLVLPLMVMVMCYSRIIPVLMRIRSSKKQRVVKLIVSIMVVFFVLWTPYNISRLLIFLQSDWNLLNDCDSAHNVKMSLVVSETLAFTHCCLNPIIYTFVGQKFMRRVCLLLGGWVPGTKRARRDSSDSFSRRSSVASTLSETLLIM; encoded by the exons ATGTCAG AGACAACTTCAGAGAATACTGTCACCGTCACCGTGACGACTGAATATGATTATTCGGAGTACTTTGATGGAAGTGACTATTATAGTCCTTGCGTCAGTCGTGGTACAATGGACTTCAGCAGGATGCTCATCACGGTTCTCTTCTCGTTGGTTTTCATCCTGGGCCTCATCG GTAATGTTCTGGTGGTGTGCGTCCTGGTGAAACATCGCAAACAGAGCACCTTCACAGATATCTGCCTCTTCAACCTGGCTCTGTCTGACCTGATCTTCATCGTCATGCTGCCGCTCTACATCGACTACGCCGTGGTCAAACGTTGGAGCCACGGGGACTTCCTGTGCCGTTTTGCAGGTGGCTTCAAGAGGACCGGCTTCTTCGGCAGCATCTTCATCCTGGTTGTCATGACACTGGACCGCTACATGGTCATCACGCACGGCGTCAAGGTGGCAAAGTACCGCACCACCAGAACAGGGGCCGCCCTCACCGTCGTCGTGTGGCTGCTGAGTTTGTGCGTCTCCCTTCCTGCTTTTATTTTCACCAAAGAGACAAACGGGCCTGGTTGCGACTATGACCCAGAGAGCAAGGCATGGGGGGTGTACGACATCTCGGCAAATACCATATTGGGCCTGGTGCTCCCCTTAATGGTGATGGTCATGTGCTACTCCAGGATCATCCCAGTCCTGATGAGGATAAGGAGTTCCAAGAAGCAACGTGTGGTCAAGTTGATAGTTTCTATCATGGTTGTCTTCTTCGTCTTATGGACGCCATATAACATTTCACGTCTTCTTATCTTCCTGCAATCTGACTGGAATTTGCTGAACGACTGCGACTCCGCCCATAACGTGAAAATGTCCCTAGTAGTGAGTGAGACCCTTGCGTTCACACACTGCTGCTTGAATCCCATCATATACACCTTTGTGGGACAGAAGTTCATGAGGCGCGTATGTCTGCTGTTGGGTGGCTGGGTGCCTGGGACCAAACGTGCACGCAGGGATTCATCGGATAGCTTTTCCAGAAGGAGCTCTGTGGCGTCCACTTTATCGGAAACGCTTCTCATTATGTAG